A stretch of Caldanaerobius polysaccharolyticus DSM 13641 DNA encodes these proteins:
- a CDS encoding ABC transporter ATP-binding protein, which produces MSTVLKATDLTKKYYRKTALNKVNIELEEGKILGLLGPNGSGKTTFIKIATGLLKPTSGEITIMGKQPGMYTKSFVSYLPDVNFLYRWMKVRDAVDFFRDFYADFNVDKAEELLKFMNLNPDDSISSLSKGMMERLNLSLVLAREAKLYILDEPLAGIDPNSRDRIIDAIISNYRSEGAMIISTHLIKDIEKVFDDVVMISNGNIVIKGNAEELRAERSMSIEEIFKEVFA; this is translated from the coding sequence ATGAGTACTGTACTTAAAGCTACAGATCTCACGAAAAAATATTACCGCAAGACAGCTTTGAATAAAGTGAATATAGAGCTGGAGGAGGGCAAAATTTTAGGCTTATTGGGTCCTAATGGCAGTGGAAAAACCACTTTTATTAAAATAGCGACAGGTCTTTTAAAGCCTACGTCAGGGGAGATCACTATTATGGGAAAACAACCGGGGATGTATACTAAATCATTTGTGTCATATCTTCCCGATGTAAACTTCCTTTACAGGTGGATGAAGGTAAGAGACGCTGTAGATTTTTTCAGGGATTTCTACGCTGATTTCAACGTTGATAAGGCCGAAGAGCTTCTGAAATTCATGAATTTAAATCCCGATGACAGCATCTCCTCTTTGTCTAAAGGTATGATGGAGAGGTTAAATCTGTCACTGGTTCTGGCCAGGGAGGCTAAGCTGTATATCCTTGATGAGCCGTTGGCGGGGATAGATCCTAACTCCAGGGACAGGATAATTGATGCCATTATAAGCAACTACAGGTCGGAAGGAGCCATGATTATATCCACTCATCTGATAAAGGATATAGAGAAGGTATTTGACGATGTGGTGATGATATCCAACGGAAACATAGTTATAAAAGGGAATGCGGAGGAGTTGCGGGCTGAGAGGTCCATGTCAATTGAAGAGATATTCAAGGAGGTGTTTGCATGA
- a CDS encoding GntR family transcriptional regulator gives MSTSEFDDRAPIYVQIMDIIKRDIVTGRLKGGDKLPSVREIAERLKVNPNTAQRAYQELEKEGITYTQRGLGSFVTEDETMIRGIKAKMAREIIASFIKGMESIGYNKEEMLDALKKYLEEGV, from the coding sequence GTGAGCACATCAGAATTTGACGATAGGGCACCCATTTACGTACAGATTATGGACATCATAAAACGGGATATCGTAACAGGTAGATTGAAAGGCGGAGATAAATTGCCATCAGTAAGGGAAATCGCTGAAAGGCTCAAGGTCAATCCTAATACGGCTCAGAGAGCCTATCAGGAGCTGGAAAAAGAGGGCATCACGTATACTCAAAGGGGGCTTGGCTCTTTTGTCACCGAGGATGAAACTATGATAAGGGGTATAAAGGCAAAGATGGCCAGAGAAATAATTGCTTCATTTATCAAAGGGATGGAGAGCATCGGTTATAACAAAGAAGAAATGTTGGATGCATTGAAAAAGTATTTAGAGGAGGGGGTTTAA
- a CDS encoding MFS transporter, with product MSNREKDFMFFMVAGAFLGFASGISDSTLNNYLNEVFKVSPLQRGWIEFPRELPGLLVVFMAGFLSFLGDVKIAVVANIVGALGLLGIGFFSKSFNILLFWLVLYSVGLHLYLPVSSSIGMSLSRDEDMGRRLGALNSVNTVGTVIGCLAVLLGFGLFRINYRIGFFVAAMAFAVAAILTFRMHLEKPRVAKPRFVFKREYGLFYWLNVLFGARKQVFITFAPWVLIKVFDQKVEVFAVLGIVGAVIGVFFKPLVGKLIDSIGEKYILMGEAFALIFISLGYAYLGQWKEEGIALYVAFGCYIIDQMLMAVGMARSTYIKKIINDPEDLTATLSTGVSLDHVVSMSIPTVGGLVWTLFGYKYVFLGAAVIAALNLISTSFISIKSEKSHLPM from the coding sequence TTGTCTAATCGTGAAAAGGATTTCATGTTTTTTATGGTGGCAGGGGCTTTTCTGGGCTTTGCATCAGGTATTTCTGATTCTACGCTAAACAACTACTTGAACGAGGTTTTTAAGGTTTCTCCATTGCAAAGGGGGTGGATTGAATTTCCCAGGGAATTGCCCGGCCTTTTAGTTGTATTTATGGCTGGATTTTTATCCTTTTTAGGCGATGTGAAGATTGCGGTTGTGGCTAACATAGTCGGCGCATTGGGACTATTGGGTATCGGCTTTTTTTCTAAATCATTTAACATTCTATTGTTTTGGCTGGTGCTGTACAGCGTGGGGCTTCACCTGTACCTACCGGTATCTTCCAGTATAGGGATGAGTTTGTCTCGAGATGAAGACATGGGGAGGCGACTGGGGGCCTTAAATTCGGTGAATACCGTTGGGACAGTTATAGGCTGTTTGGCCGTTTTGTTGGGTTTTGGCCTCTTCAGGATAAATTACAGGATAGGCTTCTTCGTCGCCGCCATGGCATTTGCCGTGGCAGCCATCTTGACTTTTAGAATGCACCTGGAGAAGCCCAGAGTCGCAAAGCCAAGATTTGTGTTTAAAAGGGAGTACGGATTGTTTTACTGGCTTAACGTATTGTTTGGAGCCAGAAAACAGGTATTTATAACCTTTGCCCCGTGGGTGCTCATAAAGGTTTTTGATCAAAAGGTGGAGGTGTTTGCCGTATTGGGCATTGTAGGCGCGGTTATAGGAGTCTTCTTTAAGCCCTTAGTAGGAAAGCTTATTGACAGCATAGGCGAAAAATACATCCTTATGGGCGAGGCATTTGCCCTTATATTTATAAGCCTAGGCTATGCATATCTGGGCCAATGGAAAGAGGAAGGAATTGCGCTTTATGTGGCTTTTGGCTGTTACATAATCGATCAGATGCTTATGGCTGTGGGCATGGCCAGATCCACGTACATAAAGAAAATAATAAATGACCCTGAGGACCTTACGGCCACGCTATCCACTGGCGTCAGCCTGGATCACGTGGTTTCCATGAGCATACCTACTGTTGGGGGGTTGGTATGGACCTTGTTTGGCTACAAGTACGTGTTTTTGGGTGCAGCGGTAATCGCCGCATTGAACCTTATATCTACGTCGTTTATAAGCATAAAAAGTGAAAAATCCCATTTGCCAATGTAG
- a CDS encoding DUF190 domain-containing protein: MNIKGKGKLLKIFIGESDQWHGEPLYHAIIKKIKENGLAGATVIRGIEGYGANSRLHSARLLRLSEDLPIVIEVVDVEDRINSILSVLDGMIKEGLMIVIQDVEIYKYAGNKKRN; the protein is encoded by the coding sequence GTGAATATCAAGGGCAAAGGGAAATTGTTGAAAATTTTTATCGGGGAATCAGATCAATGGCACGGTGAGCCTCTCTATCACGCTATAATAAAAAAAATAAAAGAAAACGGCCTTGCAGGTGCAACGGTTATACGGGGGATAGAGGGTTATGGTGCCAACAGCAGATTGCACAGTGCCAGGCTATTGAGGCTTTCGGAGGATCTGCCGATAGTTATTGAAGTGGTGGATGTGGAGGATAGGATAAACAGTATATTGAGTGTGCTGGATGGGATGATAAAGGAAGGGCTTATGATCGTCATACAGGACGTGGAGATATACAAATACGCCGGAAATAAAAAGCGCAATTAA
- a CDS encoding CrcB family protein, with product MYRIILVGAGGFIGASLRYIISGLCVKVFGDAFPYGRGSR from the coding sequence TTGTATAGAATAATATTAGTAGGTGCTGGAGGCTTTATCGGAGCATCATTGAGGTATATTATCTCGGGTTTATGCGTAAAAGTTTTTGGGGATGCATTTCCCTATGGGAGGGGATCTAGGTGA
- a CDS encoding alpha/beta hydrolase: MALIHCDFFSEVLGVSTSMYVILPQATSNQIGMKGRTVSSKHPTLYLLHGLSDDHTIWLRRTSIERYVAPLGLAVVMPAVGRSFYTDMKNGYRYWTFISEELPALARSFFPLSDRREDNFVAGLSMGGYGAFKLALRCPDRYAAAASLSGVMDIVSHAKNASAPMFAEEMYNIFGDPQSIEGSDNDLFYLAAKVANSGGPKPKLYQCCGTEDFLYNENIAFRDYCKKLNLDITYEEGPGQHEWGFWDEYIQRVLKWLPL, encoded by the coding sequence ATGGCACTGATACATTGTGACTTTTTTTCTGAAGTATTAGGCGTCTCTACATCTATGTATGTGATTTTACCTCAGGCTACCAGCAATCAAATAGGCATGAAAGGCCGCACCGTATCTTCAAAGCATCCGACTCTGTACCTGCTTCACGGGCTTTCCGATGACCATACCATATGGTTGAGAAGAACCTCTATAGAAAGGTATGTGGCGCCATTAGGATTAGCCGTGGTCATGCCCGCTGTAGGCAGGAGCTTTTACACAGACATGAAAAACGGTTACCGCTACTGGACATTCATAAGCGAAGAGCTGCCGGCACTGGCCCGATCGTTTTTCCCTCTGTCAGACAGGAGGGAAGACAATTTCGTAGCAGGCCTGTCTATGGGTGGTTACGGCGCTTTTAAATTAGCCTTAAGGTGTCCTGACAGGTACGCCGCCGCTGCCAGTTTATCTGGGGTAATGGACATCGTCTCTCACGCAAAAAACGCCTCAGCCCCTATGTTTGCTGAAGAGATGTACAATATATTCGGCGATCCCCAGTCCATAGAAGGCAGCGACAACGACCTTTTTTACCTGGCCGCAAAAGTGGCAAACTCAGGAGGGCCAAAGCCCAAGCTCTACCAGTGCTGCGGCACGGAAGATTTCCTCTATAACGAAAACATAGCGTTTAGGGATTACTGTAAAAAGTTAAACCTCGACATCACTTACGAGGAAGGCCCCGGCCAGCACGAATGGGGTTTCTGGGATGAGTACATACAGCGCGTTTTAAAATGGCTTCCATTATAA
- a CDS encoding AEC family transporter has protein sequence MAALSAAQGILTILIMIITGYILTAKGWFDDKAAALFSRIVVNVSLPALMISNLMSTFTRDKLLHYGLGSLAAFISIFIAYILALAVSYIFKIGNHERGLFAALFAFSNTIFIGIPVNQSLFGDKAIPYVLLYYVANTSLFWTIGIYGIIRDGNRDEKMPLFSPETVKKILSPALMGFITGVLLILIGIKLPRFAMDTFKYIGDLTTPLSMLFTGIVIHNTGIEHIKFDKKIFLIFIGRFIVSPLLAFTALHFFPLNPLMKKVFVIQSSLPVMTQIAIVSRAYNGDHRFAAMMVTLTTALSLLVIPIYMSIM, from the coding sequence ATGGCAGCTCTAAGTGCCGCACAGGGCATACTCACAATACTCATAATGATCATTACAGGTTATATCCTCACAGCAAAGGGCTGGTTTGACGATAAAGCCGCCGCTCTTTTCTCCAGGATAGTAGTAAACGTATCTCTACCAGCCCTTATGATCTCCAATCTCATGAGCACCTTTACGCGGGATAAGCTGCTGCACTATGGGCTTGGTTCTCTAGCAGCGTTTATCAGCATATTCATCGCATACATACTGGCTTTAGCGGTATCGTATATTTTCAAAATAGGGAACCATGAACGGGGCTTGTTCGCAGCGCTATTCGCTTTTTCTAACACCATCTTCATCGGCATACCTGTAAACCAGTCTCTGTTTGGCGATAAAGCCATACCCTATGTCTTGCTGTATTATGTAGCCAATACCAGCTTGTTCTGGACCATAGGCATATACGGCATTATACGGGATGGAAATAGAGACGAGAAGATGCCTCTGTTTTCTCCGGAGACCGTAAAAAAAATTTTATCCCCTGCCCTTATGGGGTTTATTACAGGGGTGCTGCTCATACTTATAGGTATAAAGCTACCTCGCTTTGCCATGGACACCTTTAAATACATAGGCGACCTTACCACGCCCTTATCCATGCTTTTCACAGGTATCGTAATACATAACACGGGTATAGAACACATAAAATTTGACAAAAAAATCTTCCTGATATTTATCGGACGCTTTATCGTATCGCCGTTGCTGGCATTTACCGCACTGCATTTTTTTCCTCTTAATCCCCTTATGAAAAAGGTGTTTGTAATACAATCGTCACTTCCCGTGATGACTCAAATCGCTATCGTATCCAGAGCTTACAACGGTGACCATAGATTTGCCGCCATGATGGTCACCCTCACCACCGCGCTGAGCCTTTTGGTCATACCTATTTATATGTCCATTATGTAA
- a CDS encoding glycosyl transferase, with protein MEDMVAVNTDHLFNLTDSIGIYQHSRYSVPDPKHGYTTDDNARALIVAVALYEIYRKKEYLELIYRYTSFLLHAQNDSGRFRNFMDCERNFIDKEGTEDCFGRTIWAIGYTLAGESIPSGVKNACGHMMAKALPNVLDLKYIRGMAYTLIGLSYVSSYAQKNVFGGGDDGTSDVPWINRWDIKGLMRTLADRLVAKYKDNRENGWYWYEDMLTYGNSMLPWALFEAYKEIQNKEYLDVAQESLKFLEDIYFRNGYFKPIGCKGWFIKGDKPADFDEQPIEAGETALMYFSAFKLLGDSYYLDRGLQTFNWYHGENSLRVKLIDQDTGGCYDGITQKGLNLNEGAESLVSYLMTALERNRMSTLFLKGN; from the coding sequence ATGGAAGATATGGTTGCAGTAAATACCGACCACCTTTTTAACTTAACTGACAGCATAGGTATTTATCAGCATTCCAGGTATTCAGTTCCAGATCCCAAACACGGGTACACTACCGATGACAATGCCAGGGCGTTGATTGTGGCTGTAGCCCTTTACGAGATTTACAGAAAAAAAGAGTATCTGGAACTGATTTATAGGTATACATCTTTTTTGCTTCATGCGCAAAACGACAGCGGCAGGTTCAGAAATTTCATGGATTGTGAGAGGAATTTTATAGACAAAGAGGGTACCGAGGATTGCTTTGGGCGGACTATATGGGCCATAGGGTATACTTTGGCAGGAGAAAGCATTCCGTCAGGGGTAAAAAATGCATGTGGTCATATGATGGCAAAAGCATTGCCCAACGTACTGGACCTAAAGTACATCAGGGGTATGGCATATACCCTTATCGGCTTAAGCTATGTGAGTTCGTATGCTCAGAAAAATGTATTTGGCGGCGGTGACGATGGCACAAGTGATGTGCCTTGGATTAATAGATGGGATATAAAAGGGCTGATGAGGACTCTGGCGGATAGGCTGGTAGCTAAGTATAAAGACAACAGGGAGAATGGCTGGTATTGGTACGAGGATATGCTGACTTACGGCAACTCTATGTTGCCTTGGGCGCTTTTTGAGGCTTACAAAGAGATCCAAAACAAAGAGTACCTTGATGTAGCTCAGGAAAGCTTAAAATTTTTGGAGGATATATACTTTAGAAATGGCTATTTTAAGCCTATAGGTTGCAAGGGATGGTTTATAAAAGGGGATAAGCCGGCTGATTTTGACGAGCAACCCATTGAGGCCGGTGAGACCGCGTTGATGTATTTTAGCGCCTTTAAGTTGCTTGGCGACAGCTATTACCTTGACAGAGGGCTTCAAACGTTTAATTGGTACCACGGTGAAAACTCCCTTAGAGTAAAGCTCATTGACCAGGATACCGGTGGATGTTACGATGGTATAACTCAAAAGGGGTTGAATTTAAATGAAGGGGCAGAAAGCCTGGTATCGTACCTGATGACAGCGCTAGAGAGAAATCGCATGAGCACACTCTTTCTAAAGGGGAACTGA
- a CDS encoding glycosyltransferase family 4 protein codes for MVKNIEKGLKVAFLTTYPPRECGIATFSQDLIKALKKACSNCSLEVIAVNDGHYDYKEDVVYEIDQHRRSDYIQLADKINGSDIDVLVIEHEYGIFGGDWGEYVLDLIEGVKIPIVTCLHTVLSSPSEKPKEILAKIGEKSAKVVTMARNTVELLTGIYGIPRDKIEIIHHGVPMRDVEPRERLKQKHGYGGRPVISTFGLISPGKGLEYGIQAISKVVERHRDVLYLILGQTHPNIKKEQGESYREKLIALVKELKLEDNVKFINKYLTKDEIIEYLQLSDIYMTPYLGREQAVSGTLAYAIGYGRVVVSTPYRYAEEMLAEGRGMLADFKDSESLAKCILYVLDNPEKKKEMEEKVIELGKEMTWDKVAERYNELFMEVAREAKEV; via the coding sequence ATGGTTAAGAACATTGAAAAAGGCCTTAAAGTCGCTTTCCTGACTACGTATCCGCCGAGGGAGTGTGGGATAGCCACATTCTCTCAGGATTTGATAAAGGCTTTAAAAAAAGCCTGTTCCAACTGTAGCCTAGAGGTTATCGCCGTAAACGATGGCCATTACGATTATAAAGAGGATGTGGTGTATGAGATCGACCAGCACAGGAGAAGTGACTACATCCAACTGGCTGATAAGATTAATGGATCTGACATAGACGTATTAGTGATAGAGCATGAATACGGTATATTCGGAGGAGATTGGGGAGAATACGTTCTTGATTTAATTGAAGGCGTTAAAATCCCCATTGTCACGTGTTTACACACGGTTTTATCCAGTCCTTCAGAAAAGCCCAAAGAGATATTGGCCAAAATCGGTGAAAAGAGCGCAAAGGTAGTCACCATGGCACGCAACACCGTGGAGTTGCTTACGGGAATTTACGGGATACCTAGGGACAAAATAGAGATAATACACCACGGTGTTCCCATGAGGGATGTGGAGCCAAGAGAAAGATTAAAACAAAAACACGGATACGGAGGACGGCCTGTAATCAGTACCTTTGGGCTGATAAGTCCCGGTAAGGGTTTGGAGTACGGTATACAGGCTATAAGTAAAGTAGTTGAAAGGCACAGAGATGTGCTCTATTTGATCTTGGGGCAGACCCATCCCAATATAAAGAAAGAGCAAGGGGAAAGCTATAGGGAGAAATTGATTGCGCTGGTAAAGGAGCTGAAGCTGGAGGACAATGTAAAGTTCATAAACAAATACCTGACTAAAGATGAGATAATAGAATACCTTCAGCTATCAGACATCTACATGACACCTTATCTTGGCAGAGAACAGGCTGTGAGCGGGACGCTAGCTTATGCTATTGGATACGGTAGGGTTGTGGTTTCCACTCCTTACAGGTATGCCGAGGAGATGCTGGCAGAAGGGAGGGGTATGCTGGCCGATTTTAAGGATTCGGAATCCCTGGCAAAATGTATACTGTATGTGCTCGACAATCCTGAGAAAAAGAAGGAAATGGAAGAGAAAGTTATAGAGCTGGGGAAAGAGATGACATGGGATAAGGTAGCCGAGCGATATAATGAGCTTTTTATGGAGGTAGCCCGTGAAGCAAAGGAGGTGTAG
- a CDS encoding sugar phosphate nucleotidyltransferase, giving the protein MKALLLAGGKGTRLQPLTYKLPKPMVPIVGRPLLERIILNLKSSGIEEVVISTCYKSQYIKNYFKEGQDLGVKIHYVSEATPLGTGGAIKNAEKFFDDTFVVLNSDIVSDVNYRDLIEYHRSKNAIATISMTSVDNPSQYGVIEFDKDNYIKSFKEKPKPGETDSHWINAGVYVFEPEIFGEIPGKKVVSVERDTYPALLQKGYKMAAYQFYGYWLDIGTLEKYTKAHKDVLSGKCNFCRFSDKIKESGDRVIVEKGAEVHPQAEIIGPVYIGENAVVKSGARVGPYTVIGNNSIVSENSKVIGSILWDNVIVSEGAEVVSSVVVSDCCIDSNSRIFHTAYTNDVYTEGLQLI; this is encoded by the coding sequence GTGAAGGCGCTTCTACTTGCAGGAGGCAAGGGCACGAGGTTGCAACCGCTGACTTATAAATTGCCAAAACCTATGGTCCCTATTGTGGGCAGACCTCTTTTGGAGAGGATCATATTGAATTTAAAGTCCAGCGGCATTGAAGAGGTAGTCATAAGTACTTGTTATAAGTCTCAGTACATCAAAAATTACTTTAAGGAAGGTCAGGACCTAGGGGTAAAAATTCACTATGTATCAGAGGCGACTCCTCTGGGTACCGGTGGCGCGATAAAAAACGCGGAGAAGTTCTTTGACGATACGTTTGTTGTGCTGAATTCTGATATAGTAAGTGATGTGAATTATAGGGATTTAATTGAGTACCACAGAAGCAAGAACGCTATAGCTACCATTTCCATGACATCCGTGGATAACCCCTCTCAGTACGGCGTGATAGAATTTGATAAAGACAATTATATTAAATCCTTTAAAGAAAAACCAAAACCCGGCGAGACAGACTCGCACTGGATAAATGCTGGTGTGTATGTCTTTGAGCCAGAGATATTCGGCGAAATCCCAGGCAAAAAAGTGGTGTCTGTGGAGAGGGATACTTACCCGGCACTTTTGCAGAAGGGCTATAAGATGGCTGCGTATCAGTTTTACGGATATTGGCTGGATATAGGTACATTGGAGAAGTACACAAAAGCCCATAAAGACGTATTGAGCGGAAAGTGCAATTTCTGCCGGTTTAGTGATAAAATAAAAGAGAGCGGTGATAGGGTGATCGTGGAAAAAGGAGCAGAAGTTCACCCCCAGGCAGAAATCATTGGCCCTGTTTATATAGGGGAGAATGCCGTGGTGAAGTCCGGCGCTAGAGTGGGTCCTTACACGGTGATAGGTAATAATAGCATTGTGAGCGAGAACAGCAAGGTGATAGGCAGTATACTGTGGGATAACGTCATAGTAAGCGAAGGGGCTGAAGTGGTGAGCTCCGTGGTGGTATCCGATTGCTGTATAGATTCAAATAGCCGCATTTTCCACACCGCTTATACAAACGATGTTTATACAGAAGGACTGCAATTGATATAA
- a CDS encoding beta-galactosidase: MSWTLKLKVDKRENAITYLPFSCENKGLKIRVNQKFIEKNDKPWLPIMGEFHFSRCDEDLWERELLKIKACNVDIVATYVLWIYHEEIENHFDWSGNKNLRKFVELCHKYNMFVFLRPGPWAHAECRNGGFPDWLLKKGCKLRTNDPTYLYYARRWYEQIALQIKGLYFKDGGPIIGIQLENELYDDKKHIKALKEIAQQLDMHVPIYTVTGWGANGGAKFPSGEVIPSFGGYPEAPWEQHTHELLPNPNFFFTDIRNDSSIGNDLFKKEGAGIKDNSKDTDYSDYPYITCELGGGNQKTYHRRPVINSDDVASMATIKLGCGCNLLGYYMFHGGKHSIGKLTTLQESKETGYPNDYPVISYDFQAPIGQYGQVRPHYHKLRNLHMFAHDFGETIAPMGVYFPDVLPANRYDTTTPRMAVRSDGKKGFVFFANHQRYPGIQDIPKIQVTIDLMDGEKIVIPSQPFDLPKGAYFFWPFNLDIGGITLESATVQPLCKVEDREKNKSTYFFKVCDGVNPEYVFKKDISGHVTCDTKGVNIEVRGNRTIISNIPLGIEYPLSFTAPETGKQILIYTLTQQQAESCWKAKLLNREVIIISESHNLRFEGNKIIVYGEKNHGSLVFYPKLDKSVHFNGHIIEQTASGRFCKVNFSFVQSKSRIEIKEQGFQTDLYDKYMFMDESERYCAKQYNISWDVTNLQELDDAILELEYIGDVIQAYYKGQILNDDFYDGVNTFQISVKKLEDRNLKLKISPLNKNKRIYIQQWPEFTSKLTCNITQAKVRPIFN, from the coding sequence ATGAGCTGGACGTTAAAACTAAAGGTCGACAAAAGGGAAAACGCAATCACGTACTTGCCATTTAGCTGTGAAAATAAAGGACTTAAAATCAGAGTAAACCAGAAATTTATAGAGAAAAACGACAAGCCATGGCTGCCAATAATGGGCGAATTCCATTTTTCGCGCTGCGACGAAGACCTGTGGGAAAGAGAACTGCTTAAAATTAAAGCGTGCAACGTGGATATTGTGGCTACATACGTTTTGTGGATATACCACGAGGAGATCGAAAATCACTTTGACTGGAGCGGCAATAAGAATTTAAGGAAATTTGTTGAGCTGTGCCATAAATACAACATGTTTGTATTTTTAAGGCCCGGGCCATGGGCTCACGCCGAGTGCAGAAACGGCGGATTCCCCGACTGGCTCTTAAAAAAAGGATGCAAGCTGAGGACAAATGACCCCACATACCTATATTACGCCAGGAGGTGGTATGAACAAATAGCTCTTCAGATTAAGGGGTTGTATTTTAAGGATGGTGGCCCTATAATAGGCATACAGTTAGAAAACGAGCTTTACGATGATAAGAAGCACATAAAAGCGCTAAAAGAAATAGCCCAGCAGCTGGACATGCATGTACCTATTTATACCGTAACCGGTTGGGGAGCCAACGGCGGGGCCAAATTTCCCTCCGGCGAGGTCATCCCTTCATTTGGGGGCTATCCTGAAGCCCCATGGGAACAGCACACCCATGAGCTTTTGCCCAATCCCAATTTCTTTTTTACAGACATTAGAAATGACTCGTCCATCGGAAATGACCTTTTTAAAAAAGAGGGTGCTGGAATAAAAGACAATAGTAAGGATACTGATTACAGCGACTATCCTTATATAACCTGTGAGTTAGGTGGAGGAAATCAAAAAACTTATCACAGGCGACCTGTGATAAATTCTGATGACGTGGCATCAATGGCAACAATAAAACTGGGCTGTGGCTGCAACCTGCTAGGTTATTATATGTTCCACGGCGGCAAACATTCCATCGGTAAACTGACGACTTTACAGGAGAGCAAAGAAACCGGCTATCCCAACGATTATCCCGTGATTTCCTACGACTTTCAGGCACCTATTGGTCAATACGGCCAGGTGCGGCCACATTATCATAAGCTCAGAAACCTGCATATGTTTGCCCATGACTTTGGTGAGACTATTGCGCCCATGGGCGTGTATTTTCCTGATGTATTGCCAGCTAACAGGTATGACACCACGACACCCAGGATGGCCGTTCGTTCAGATGGTAAAAAAGGCTTTGTGTTTTTCGCAAATCATCAGAGGTACCCCGGCATACAAGACATACCTAAAATCCAGGTAACGATAGACCTCATGGACGGAGAAAAAATTGTCATACCTTCACAGCCCTTTGACTTGCCAAAAGGCGCATACTTTTTCTGGCCCTTTAACCTTGACATTGGAGGAATTACGCTAGAATCAGCTACCGTTCAGCCCCTTTGCAAAGTAGAGGATAGAGAAAAGAACAAATCAACTTACTTCTTTAAGGTCTGCGATGGCGTAAATCCTGAGTATGTATTTAAAAAGGATATATCAGGACATGTAACTTGTGATACAAAAGGGGTCAACATAGAGGTAAGAGGAAACAGGACTATAATATCCAATATCCCCCTAGGCATCGAGTATCCCCTTAGCTTTACTGCGCCAGAAACCGGAAAACAGATACTAATCTACACACTAACCCAGCAACAGGCGGAAAGCTGCTGGAAAGCAAAGCTACTAAATAGAGAAGTGATAATAATAAGCGAAAGTCACAACCTTCGCTTTGAAGGCAATAAGATAATTGTATATGGAGAAAAAAACCATGGCAGTCTTGTCTTTTATCCAAAGCTTGATAAAAGCGTTCATTTCAACGGGCATATAATAGAACAGACAGCGTCAGGCAGATTCTGTAAGGTAAATTTTTCTTTTGTCCAATCAAAAAGCCGTATTGAAATCAAAGAACAAGGGTTTCAAACAGATTTATACGACAAGTACATGTTCATGGATGAAAGTGAAAGGTATTGCGCAAAGCAGTATAACATCTCCTGGGATGTAACAAATTTACAAGAACTGGATGACGCCATCCTTGAACTCGAATACATCGGAGACGTCATTCAGGCGTATTATAAAGGCCAGATCTTAAACGATGATTTTTACGACGGGGTAAATACATTCCAGATAAGCGTAAAAAAACTGGAAGACAGGAATTTAAAATTAAAGATTTCCCCTCTCAATAAGAACAAAAGGATTTACATTCAACAATGGCCGGAGTTTACTTCGAAACTAACGTGTAATATAACACAGGCTAAAGTAAGACCTATATTTAATTGA